A single region of the Micropterus dolomieu isolate WLL.071019.BEF.003 ecotype Adirondacks linkage group LG02, ASM2129224v1, whole genome shotgun sequence genome encodes:
- the LOC123956937 gene encoding cytoglobin-1-like yields the protein MERMQGEGEVDLLERPSPLTDKERVMIQDSWAKVYQNCDDVGVTILVRLFVNFPSSKQYFSKFKHIEDPEDLERSVQLRNHAHRVMNAINTLVENLDNSDKVASVLKLVGKAHALRHKVEPVYFKILSGVILEVLGEEFPEVVTAEVAAAWTKLLATVYCSITAVYEEVGWTKLSTSAV from the exons ATGGAGAGGAtgcagggagagggagaggtggaCCTCCTGGAGCGACCAAGCCCTCTGACTGACAAGGAGAGGGTGATGATTCAGGACTCCTGGGCAAAAGTCTACCAGAACTGTGATGATGTTGGGGTGACCATACTAGTAAG GCTGTTTGTGAACTTCCCCTCATCCAAGCAGTACTTCAGCAAGTTCAAGCATATCGAGGACCCGGAAGATCTGGAAAGGAGTGTTCAGCTTAGGAATCATGCTCACAGAGTCATGAATGCCATAAATACACTGGTGGAGAACCTTGACAACTCAGACAAGGTGGCCTCAGTGCTGAAGCTGGTGGGCAAGGCCCATGCACTCCGACACAAGGTGGAGCCTGTGTACTTTAAG ATCCTTAGTGGTGTGATACTGGAAGTCCTAGGAGAAGAGTTTCCAGAGGTTGTGACCGCAGAGGTGGCCGCGGCGTGGACCAAACTCTTGGCTACAGTCTACTGCAGCATCACGGCTGTCTATGAGGAAGTGGGCTGGACTAAGCTCTCAACCTCAGCTGTGTGA
- the LOC123963133 gene encoding fas-binding factor 1 homolog: MASKVKGKPSKSSFGDEDLLDSLFDDKKHPVRGKATRGGPLNRSSATDNIFSMLAEEVNRDGGETEDSDVSAADPSDILKNMKDMDDMDADLFASKIKPSSAPAQTKPVGNEGQKRNSSLLESNVNPEGADEPTTGGKKPNSAPSSTAPNYRKFTFSDSGGDEEGVGQTPHTKDLGDPLADLLDDLLPDETKPESKSSTQRAKPEKSALSPSTSPVLKTETPKAAKTRGDLTFDDDKDDLMDALGFDSDKNNPKKKETMLWSNKESLRSEPPQRARTRLDEILESLTSPRLLERPPTGERKERPQSQEKQQQEKTSSVKEPLVEDDLTFGSYQPTLVSTPEGRQSRRQSVRFSTEDVSSSTPEKKPKPTTPTRRHNSADWLGLKTNDDHTLLEGNTKETKTSAESPKASSSPSLERRLSLTSQGTSALKVAANTPAPTDNITKQTKPDVSKSQKREEEEKGDWLAGALSRRKALSVSNTEAKRSKQEDSLGLGEEVDLESNISNTFLGQPSPTAHSTPVIEKRTMQDCTPQVTDPLPASAASVSHTQPQPQAQSQPHHLPSNKGSSMLRGPSQAPDETPQQLPLLNPMSTILSGSVWSVPQQNQTQSTSTAVQQQVTLSADSLQQLLLQQQMMQAQLLGIGGVGDAGVLQRLKQIEQQPGDHQALQARIIQLEGQVKTLQLERDQSQTLLENVKQRHKEDMELMENAHKARVKLLEESAAQRDTQARQECEDLTERLAAVTRSAEQECAELQAQYQRKLAQAQQDRDREVERLRDLQRKSILEMKKDHEDQVRRLKKLKDEEIDAVTSATSQTRSLTVVIEQMEQFSSQLGELSSRVESTHEHTAHGLEQGARHRDEQLRMMQDRLAQQQKAMAEERAYLKEIISRMDTQLNEQQRQLEKERWKMTAEQAKAESTQRGLEEERRALSMQITVEREELERAKSALLEEQKSVMQHCAEERRKLAAEWAHFHTLEKQRHERAEREVSSLLEKREGSIISLAQEQADLKLHTAELKQKEMAVAQERETLERLRDDLEREKERISSTAMRLKTRAQEVEAFSKLAAEKHEEGERALHEAKRVEAEHEARLRNIHMQTERLRQQEQRLLQEQMQLNHLQKETERLRQDPQITSLPQMIPPLLPDVGSVLPNPELASTLSIPTPTFPNSQSMALQASLALWKYTAQKDREYLQEEQFFLDNLKKKSYR; encoded by the exons ATG GCTTCAAAGGTGAAGGGCAAACCATCAAAAA GTTCATTCGGAGATGAAGATTTGCTGGACAGCTTATTTGATGATAAAA AACACCCAGTAAGAGGGAAAGCAACTCGGGGTGGGCCACTGAATCG CTCTTCTGCAACTGATAACATCTTCAGTATGCTGGCAGAGGAGGTAAATAGGGATGGTGGGGAGACTGAG GACTCTGATGTCTCAGCAGCAGATCCCAGTGACATACTGAAGAACATGAAG GACATGGATGATATGGATGCTGACCTTTTTGCATCAAAGATAAAGCCTAGTTCCGCTCCTGCACAAACAAAGCCAGTTGGTAATGAGGGGCAAAAGAGAAACTCTTCCTTGTTAGAAAGTAATGTAAATCCAGAGGGAGCAG ATGAACCCACCACTGGAGGAAAGAAGCCAAACTCTGCACCTTCGTCCACTGCACCTAACTACAGGAAGTTCACCTTCTCTG ACAGTGGTGGTGATGAGGAAGGTGTTGGTCAGACACCTCACACTAAAG ATCTAGGCGACCCACTGGCTGATCTACTTGATGACTTGCTTCCAGATGAAACCAAGCCCGAATCGAAATCCAGCACACAGCGGGCTAAACCTGAAAAATCAGCGCTATCTCCCTCCACATCTCCTGTCCTAAAGACTGAAACAC CTAAGGCAGCAAAGACACGAGGTGATCTTACATTTGATGATGATAAGGATGACCTAATGGATGCACTCGGATTTGACAGTGATAAAAACAACCCCAAGAAAAAAGAGACTATGCTTTGGTCCAACAAGGAAAG CCTCAGGAGTGAACCCCCTCAGAGAGCTCGTACTAGACTAGATGAGATTCTGGAGAGTTTGACTTCGCCTCGTCTTCTGGAGCGACCTCCGACGGGCGAGAGGAAGGAGCGGCCTCAGTCTCAAGAGAAGCAGCAACAAGAGAAGACCTCTAGTGTGAAAG AACCACTGGTAGAAGATGACCTTACATTTGGCTCCTATCAGCCCACTCTGGTATCTACGCCTGAAGGGCGCCAGTCCCGCAGACAGTCTGTCAG ATTTTCTACAGAGGATGTCAGTTCCTCTACCCCAGAGAAGAAACCAAAACCCACCACCCCTACTCGACGTCACAACTCTGCTGACTGGCTAGGCCTCAAGACAAACGACGACCATACCTTGCTAGAGGGTAATACCAAAGAGACCAAGACTTCAGCAGAGTCCCCAAAGGCTTCGTCCTCTCCTTCATTAGAGAGAAGACTCTCTCTGACTAGTCAGGGCACATCTGCTTTAAAAGTGGCAGCAAACACCCCTGCGCCAACTGATAATATTACCAAACAAACCAAGCCAGACGTCTCTAAAAGccagaagagagaagaggaagagaagggtgACTGGTTAGCAGGAGCTCTGAGCAGGAGGAAGGCTCTGTCGGTGTCGAACACGGAGGCAAAAAGGTCCAAGCAGGAAGACTCTTTAGGCCTGGGAGAAGAAGTGGACCTGGAGTCCAATATTAG CAACACTTTTCTTGGACAGCCCAGCCCCACTGCACACTCCACTCCTGTCATCGAGAAGAGGACCATGCAAG ATTGCACTCCTCAAGTTACCGACCCATTGCCTGCCTCTGCTGCTAGCGTTAGCCACACCCAGCCCCAGCCCCAGGCTCAGTCCCAACCCCACCACTTACCATCCAATAAGGGATCCAGCATGCTACGAGGGCCCAGTCAGGCTCCGGATGAAACCCCCCAACAGCTGCCATTGCTCAACCCTATGTCTACTATACTGTCTGGCTCAGTGTGGT CAGTTCCACAGCAAAACCAAACGCAAAGTACATCAACTGCTGTCCAACAACAG GTGACACTTTCAGCAGACAGTCTGCAGCAGCTGCTTTTGCAACAGCAG ATGATGCAGGCTCAGTTGCTGGGCATCGGGGGCGTCGGGGATGCAGGGGTCCTGCAGAGACTCAAACAGATAGAGCAGCAACCTGGAGACCATCAAGCTTTACAGGCTCGCATCATCCAGCTGGAGGGACAG GTGAAGACCCTGCAGCTGGAGCGAGACCAAAGCCAAACGTTGCTAGAGAATGTCAAGCAGAGGCATAAAGAGGATATGGAGCTTATGGAGAACGCACACAA AGCTCGTGTGAAGCTGCTTGAGGAATCTGCAGCACAGAGGGACACACAAGCGCGGCAGGAGTGTGAAGACCTAACAGAACGCCTGGCCGCAGTAACACGATCAGCTGAGCAGGAATGCGCAGAGCTGCAGGCTCAGTACCAGCGTAAACTGGCCCAGGCCCAGCAAGACAGAGACCGCGAGGTGGAGAGACTCAGAGACCTCCAGAG GAAATCTATCTTGGAGATGAAGAAAGACCACGAGGACCAGGTCCGGAGGCTGAAGAAATTAAAAGATGAAGAGATTGATGCAGTTACCAGCGCAACATCTCAGACCAG GTCTCTCACTGTGGTGATTGAGCAGATGGAGCAGTTCTCCTCTCAGCTGGGGGAGCTTTCTTCTCGGGTGGAgagcacacatgaacacacagctCACGGCCTGGAGCAGGGGGCACGGCACAGAGACGAGCAACTTCGAA TGATGCAGGACCGTCTGGCCCAGCAGCAGAAAGCCATGGCGGAGGAGAGAGCTTACCTCAAGGAAATAATTTCCAGGATGGACACTCAGCTCAATGAGCAACAGAGACAGCTTGAGAAG GAACGCTGGAAGATGACGGCCGAGCAGGCCAAGGCAGAATCCACCCAAAGAGGCCTGGAGGAAGAGCGGCGTGCCCTCAGCATGCAGATCACTGTGGAAAGAGAGGAGCTGGAAAGGGCGAAG AGTGCATTACTGGAGGAGCAGAAGTCAGTGATGCAGCATtgtgcagaggagaggaggaagctgGCAGCTGAGTGGGCCCACTTCCACACTCTGGAGAAGCAGAGGCATGAGAGGGCTGAACGGGAAGTCAGCAGCCTCttggagaagagagagggatcAATCATCAGTCTGGCACAG GAACAAGCTGACCTAAAGCTTCATACTGCAGAGCTGAAACAAAAGGAGATGGCTGTGGCACAGGAGAGAGAGACTCTGGAAAGACTGAGAGACGatctggagagagagaaagagagaatcagcagcacagccatgagaCTCAAGACACGAGCCCAGGAGGTGGAGGCCTTCAGCAAG CTTGCTGCAGAGAAGCACGAAGAAGGAGAACGAGCGTTGCACGAGGCAAAGCGTGTGGAGGCTGAGCATGAGGCGAGGCTCAGAAATATCCATATGCAGACAGAGCGTCTGAGGCAGCAGGAACAACGACTCCTCcag GAGCAAATGCAGTTAAATCACCTgcagaaggagacagagaggctgaggcAAGATCCTCAAATTACCTCTTTACCACAAATGATTCCACCCCTTTTACCAG ATGTAGGTTCAGTGTTGCCAAACCCTGAGCTGGCATCGACCCTGAGTATTCCCACTCCTACTTTTCCCAACTCTCAGTCCATGGCTCTTCAGGCTAGTCTGGCTCTGTGGAAGTACACTGCACAAAAG GACCGTGAATACCTCCAAGAAGAACAGTTCTTCTTAGACAATTTGAAGAAGAAATCTTACAGATGA